The Phacochoerus africanus isolate WHEZ1 chromosome 3, ROS_Pafr_v1, whole genome shotgun sequence genome window below encodes:
- the ZDBF2 gene encoding DBF4-type zinc finger-containing protein 2 isoform X2, which translates to MIPAGSSEMQEGTKNNGKHMSSDQHRYLTTQSRQRRGTTSLMERFLQDVLQHHPCHYQESGSVQNERLHMNSASPSEVVPNDHFIPEDATRVREETSTKGFEPVEELYSRPSKSREYIQSVSVRPSVIQKLEKGQPQPLEFVHKIGSSVEKCNPVCIGYNTNNQNTICSSVISNAPVSCLHESSHERPVTTNNTTRLPLGVPLDSVNKCNPNKVDKYLKQLDKGSRNPMLSSHPETSSVSYQNPKDSNRKSLCTNSDKLIIQENVKSQGKTLSAGFKVHECVGTEGSLKLESLSKLAVNRAINLNKTDMPSNKEIFEDGIPKHHEKFFPNMEHTQKGRHLVFNKSAFLEQKISECSEMKFACGSLQSVSNHPEEPVPDLWKEEQIYEEDTNYESKDSEMSFDDSSSFCSLTDQPKATATEINLSKEVDADLQYKSNNSCVSEVSSDCDGSLQLTTNQTQVTVKDGSIQMGTHIKLVDESYESSESEMNFDCDALLWSTDDYLQHPEKEVSLPKRVHIDLVDMDYGSSSSEKSANSVFSLQSVVDQLPVAVTETQLQKVHIGLVDENYGSSCSETSFDCATSLQLVVDHSQLAIKERNLEDRLVCLRDKNHKPSSAQAHPDCDTSLETVTDEPQRAVEETHFLNDLVDMNHESCGSEESFYTDTQLVPDQSQVAVEEVNTQEVATDLENKSVKSSISDPSFDFDSHSSLFQSANDQPQEVNTQEIATDLENKSVKSSISDPSFDFDSHSSLFQSANDQPQEVNTQEVATDLENKSVKSSISDPSFDFDSHSSLFQSANDQPQEVNTQEVATDLENKSVKSSISDPSFDFDSHSSLFQSANDQPLSETNLKELNVDMEVKSYGCSSSELTFDSDPPFVSVTDYPELDIEEIRKKYSNLEDESFESVSSEITFDSDISLHSVADQSEVAVYEEEPIDLENKSNKSCVSEITFDSDISLSLPTDQHGVAVKETFIQKEESLHLGGKDDDPTSSEISLDSYTPFHLVTNLPEEAVKKLNLQKEEWGHLENRENEPSDSELSFEYDAFHSMTGHAKDPIKEKNLQKEENVQLENEGNVPSVSESSLKSDTSFHLVTDHPDIAIKKINRKKEEHVNLADKGNELSVSETSLDSSISFQSVTHKPEEVIKELWLQKEKDAKFKGKSADFSDSEINLDSDVPHYSVMEPEIAVKEINIQKEECAVLENKSGEYSGSEIILDSDVPPQSMTEKPQITVLKEDHVDPEDKSIRLRDFEINLGIDAPLRSVTDQTQLALLKEKHADLEDTNSESSDGEIDFDSDYHLQPLTEQFQEVAKKTNLWEEEDMGLKNKLDEPNGSKLIHTSDVSLQSVSDQPEVAVNRINLENQGHVYWDDKNSQYNSSEMSLDSDFLVQSIVDHPQITNLEQEHTELEDEHNPSCGSEISFYSDYPFQSVVEQFRETVKEINLWKDEVNEEDKSDKSKNFEIMCDSDVLQSVAGQTEEVVKAFSLWKKHVDLEDKMVKPSDSKVNFDSDKPLQSVANEIQETSIEINLLREGHVCLDSKSYEPSDSEIIYVSNAPLQSVIEQPHILEEQQANLEDKSSDPCDPEISFVSDDPLQSGAVQLPKAMKEIDLWREDHIYLEDKRYKLGDFEVSYDSDLYIVAGHSPVAFKEINLQEKDHNDLENKNCELSVSEMKWDSGVHLQLEVDQPHMICQESKLQTEKHLGMEENISEPSDSEMCDSDVPFQIVINEPQVSGKETHIQKMLFVDLVTGDSDCEMISDSDVPFQPVIDSPQMTVKDISCINAGSFILEDENCESYDSELEYVCEASPQSVTNHSKKTFKIVNQKQDYIILEESSCEPYASEINFQIDPSHQSVGQSLGPKKKKAKYIDPKDKSCQSNSLKNFFEWEKTSQPVTHQGQKADKGVNLWKDVENIGLKDKNCDSGVSAVDCNASPELVNHQMPNKENLLRLKHTNLGNTSCEPCGSRMNFQRHPSPSHQSDTDQPQEAVNKIDLFKKMFFDLKETNHSSHSSSVPMTDSVRNQEKAKEVIEDDPDEPVLEALPHVPPSFVGKTWSQIMREDDMKINALVKEFKEGRFHCYFDDDCETRKIKKKKLNKGKKVTRTDLNQDTASIQVLSDCDDNTGGISGIDEFSVALDKPSHYPSAERCYEQTWGVASQCQAVKVSHGTQTNLPSHPRMKRRITGQEKDSPVKKRLLLQNGRKTKKKVEIGTLEFPESCITVLKPLQPNALMSVLSSNIKLKKGDSNSSKTRHHSRNNWDIIIQYKYKHNSFNYNDPLNKQIVFDPSLNIEVPGSDRSNCVEIHFNHLNSSAGDDDTYVQSFASAPFMTVPVRHELMSHQEANASSVFLEKSQVLNSSKVPKESNFQSTLLNHAFVKVSPKSVRIKFLESKKKIQRKKVTANNKLGFPKMDCRPNIPQQKTRIASEKQSTWIQTKLSDIIKKYIPQYSVFLRHKYWSRSTLVKMHLKKKKTDVSRLKQAKRPAKMLSNSLVPSADAKEKSRAIAGSSPKQPVQDSSGVAGSKKNGNKKQTKKERKQREPSRPIRRYALRSLHSDVPHSDRMRTRLSSKS; encoded by the exons atgattccagCTGGAAGCTCAGAGATGCAGGAGGGCACTAAGAATAATGGAAAG CATATGTCCAGTGATCAGCACAGATACTTGACCACACAGAGTAGACAACGGAGGGGTACCACTAGTTTGATGGAACGTTTCTTACAGGATGTACTGCAGCACCACCCATGTCATTATCAAGAAAGCGG ATCAGTGCAAAATGAGAGACTTCATATGAATTCTGCATCACCTTCTGAAGTGGTTCCTAATGATCATTTTATTCCTGAAGATGCTACTCGAGTCAGAGAAGAGACATCCACCAAGGGTTTTGAACCTGTTGAAGAGTTGTATTCTAGACCTAGTAAATCTCGGGAATATATACAGAGTGTTTCCGTTCGACCATCAGTTATTCAAAaactggagaaaggacagccaCAGCCCTTAGAGTTTGTTCATAAAATTGGGAGCAGTGTGGAAAAATGTAATCCAGTTTGTATTGGTTACAATACAAATAATCAAAATACAATATGTTCTTCAGTGATTTCTAATGCTCCTGTTAGTTGTTTACATGAAAGTTCTCATGAAAGACCAGTTACAACTAATAATACAACTAGGTTACCATTAGGAGTCCCTTTGGATTCAGTTAACAAATGTAACCCAAACAAAGTTGACAAATACCTTAAACAGCTAGACAAGGGCTCTAGAAACCCTATGCTATCATCTCATCCAGAAACTTCTTCAGTTTCATAtcagaaccctaaagactcaaacAGGAAATCTTTATGTACAAATTCAGATAAATTGATTATACAGGAAAATGTAAAATCTCAGGGTAAAACTTTGTCAGCTGGCTTTAAAGTCCATGAATGTGTGGGTACTGAAGGCTCCTTAAAACTGGAATCTCTTTCCAAATTAGCAGTAAACCGAGCAATCAACCTGAATAAAACTGACATGCCTTCTAATAAAGAAATCTTTGAAGATGGCATTCCAAAGCACCATGAGAAATTCTTTCCCAATATGGAACACACCCAAAAAGGAAGGCATTTAGTTTTTAACAAGTCAGCCTTTTTGGAACAGAAGATCTCAGAGTGTTCTGAAATGAAGTTTGCTTGTGGCTCTCTTCAGTCAGTGTCCAATCATCCTGAAGAGCCTGTGCCAGACCTCTGGAAGGAGGAGCAAATTTATGAAGAAGATACGAACTATGAATCAAAAGATTCTGAAATGAGTTTTGATGACAGTTCCTCTTTTTGTTCACTGACTGACCAACCAAAAGCAACTGCTACAGAAATAAACCTTTCAAAGGAAGTGGATGCTGATTTGCAGTATAAGAGTAATAACTCTTGTGTTTCTGAAGTAAGTTCTGATTGTGATGGCTCTCTTCAGTTGACTACCAACCAAACTCAAGTAACTGTTAAAGATGGAAGTATTCAGATGGGAACACATATTAAGCTGGTTGACGAAAGCTATGAATCTAGTGAGTCTGAGATGAATTTTGATTGTGATGCCTTGCTTTGGTCAACTGATGACTACCTccaacatcctgaaaaagaagtaAGCCTTCCTAAGAGGGTACACATTGACTTGGTTGATATGGACTATGGATCTAGTAGCTCTGAAAAAAGTGctaattctgttttctcacttcaGTCGGTGGTTGACCAACTCCCTGTGGCTGTCACAGAAACACAGCTTCAGAAGGTTCACATTGGCTTGGTTGATGAAAACTATGGGTCGAGCTGTTCTGAAACAAGTTTTGATTGTGCGACTTCTCTTCAGTTAGTAGTTGACCATTCTCAACTGGCCATCAAAGAAAGAAACCTGGAGGATAGGCTTGTCTGTCTGAGAGACAAGAATCATAAACCCAGTAGTGCTCAAGCACACCCTGATTGTGATACCTCTCTTGAGACAGTGACTGATGAACCTCAGAGGGCTGTGGAAGAAACACATTTTCTGAATGACCTTGTGGATATGAACCATGAGTCTTGTGGTTCTGAAGAGAGTTTTTACACTGATACTCAGTTAGTGCCTGACCAATCCCAGGTAGCAGTTGAAGAAGTAAACACTCAGGAAGTAGCTACTGACTTGGAAAATAAGAGTGTTAAATCTAGCATTTCTGATCCAAGTTTTGATTTTGattctcattcttctcttttccaatCAGCTAATGATCAGCCTCAAGAAGTAAACACTCAGGAAATAGCTACTGACTTGGAGAATAAGAGTGTTAAATCCAGCATTTCTGATCCAAGTTTTGATTTTGattctcattcttctcttttccaatCAGCTAATGATCAGCCTCAAGAAGTAAACACTCAGGAAGTAGCTACTGACTTGGAGAATAAGAGTGTTAAATCTAGCATTTCTGATCCAAGTTTTGATTTTGattctcattcttctcttttccaatCAGCTAATGATCAGCCTCAAGAAGTAAACACTCAGGAAGTAGCTACTGACTTGGAGAATAAGAGTGTTAAATCTAGCATTTCTGATCCAAGTTTTGATTTTGattctcattcttctcttttccaatCAGCTAATGATCAGCCTTTGAGTGAAACAAATCTGAAGGAGTTAAACGTTGACATGGAAGTTAAGAGCTATGGGTGTTCCAGTTCTGAGTTGACTTTTGATTCCGATCCTCCTTTTGTGTCAGTTACTGACTATCCTGAGCTGGATattgaagaaataagaaagaagtaCAGTAACCTGGAAGATGAGAGTTTTGAGTCAGTTAGTTCGGAAATAACTTTTGATTCTGACATTTCTCTTCACTCAGTAGCTGACCAATCTGAAGTAGCTGTTTATGAGGAAGAACCTATTGATCTGGAAAATAAGAGTAACAAATCTTGTGTTTCTGAAATAACTTTTGATTCTGATATATCTCTTAGTTTACCGACTGATCAACATGGAGTAGCTGTTAAAGAAACATTCATTCAGAAAGAAGAGTCTCTACACTTAGGAGGGAAGGATGATGATCCCACTAGTTCTGAAATAAGTCTGGATTCTTATACCCCTTTTCATTTAGTGACTAATCTTCCAGAAGAAGCTGTTAAAAAGCTAAATCTTCAAAAAGAAGAGTGGGGACACTTAGAAAATAGGGAAAATGAACCTAGTGATTCTGAGTTAAGTTTTGAATATGATGCTTTTCATTCAATGACTGGACATGCGAAAGatcccattaaagaaaaaaatcttcagaaagaagagaatgtaCAGTTAGAAAATGAGGGTAATGTACCCAGTGTTTCTGAAAGCAGTTTGAAATCCGATACTTCTTTTCATTTAGTAACCGATCATCCAGatatagctattaaaaaaataaaccgtAAAAAAGAAGAACATGTAAACTTAGCAGATAAGGGTAATGAGTTGAGTGTTTCTGAAACAAGTTTGGATTCTAGTATCTCTTTTCAGTCAGTGACTCATAAACCTGAAGAAGTTATTAAGGAACTATGGcttcaaaaagaaaaggatgctAAATTCAAAGGTAAAAGTGCTGACTTTAGTGATTCTGAAATAAATTTGGATTCTGATGTCCCTCATTATTCAGTGATGGAACCTGAAATAGctgttaaagaaataaatattcagaaagaaGAATGTGCTGTTCTGGAGAACAAGAGTGGTGAATATAGTGGTTCAGAAATAATTTTGGACTCTGATGTCCCTCCTCAGTCAATGACTGAAAAACCTCAAATAACTGTTTTGAAGGAGGACCATGTTGACCCAGAAGATAAAAGTATTAGACTTagagattttgaaataaatttgggTATTGACGCCCCTCTTCGTTCAGTCACTGACCAAACGCAGCTAGCTCTTTTGAAGGAAAAACATGCTGATCTGGAGGATACAAACAGTGAATCTAGCGATGGTGAAATAGATTTTGATTCTGATTACCATCTTCAGCCGTTGACTGAACAATTTCAGGAAGTGGCTAAAAAAACAAATCTGTGGGAGGAAGAGGATATGGGCCTGAAAAATAAGCTTGATGAACCTAATGGTTCTAAATTAATACATACTTCTGATGTTTCTCTTCAGTCTGTATCTGATCAACCTGAAGTGGCTGTTAACCGAATAAACCTCGAGAATCAAGGTCATGTGTACTGGGACGATAAGAACAGTCAATACAATAGTTCTGAAATGAGTTTGGATTCTGATTTCTTGGTTCAGTCAATAGTTGATCATCCTCAGATAACTAATTTGGAGCAGGAGCATACTGAGCTAGAAGATGAGCATAATCCATCTTGTGGTTCTGAAATAAGTTTTTATTCTGATTACCCCTTTCAGTCAGTGGTGGAGCAGTTTAGAGAAACTGttaaagaaataaacctttgGAAGGATGAAGTTAACGAGGAAGATAAGAGTGATAAAtccaaaaattttgaaattatgtgtGATTCCGATGTCCTTCAGTCGGTGGCTGGCCAAACAGAAGAAGTGGTTAAGGCGTTCAGCCTTTGGAAGAAGCATGTTGATTTGGAAGATAAGATGGTCAAACCTAGCGATTCAAAGGTAAATTTTGATTCTGATAAACCTCTTCAGTCTGTGGCGAATGAAATTCAAGAGACTAGTATAGAAATAAATCTTCTGAGGGAGGGACATGTTTGTCTGGATAGTAAGAGCTATGAACCCAGTGATTCTGAAATCATTTATGTTTCAAATGCCCCTCTCCAATCAGTGATTGAGCAGCCACACATTTTGGAAGAGCAACAAGCCAATTTGGAAGATAAGAGCAGTGATCCTTGCGATCCTGAAATAAGCTTTGTTTCTGATGACCCTCTTCAGTCAGGGGCTGTCCAGCTTCCGAAAGCTATGAAAGAAATAGATCTTTGGAGGGAAGACCACATTTACCTGGAAGATAAGAGATATAAACTAGGTGATTTTGAAGTAAGCTATGACTCTGATCTTTACATTGTAGCTGGTCATTCTCCTGTGGCTTTCAAAGAAATAAACTTGCAAGAGAAGGATCATAATGACCTAGAAAATAAGAACTGTGAACTTAGTGTTTCTGAAATGAAATGGGATTCTGGTGTTCATCTTCAGTTAGAAGTTGACCAACCCCACATGATTTGCCAAGAAAGCAAGCTTCAGACGGAAAAGCATCTTGGCATGGAAGAAAACATCAGTGAACCTAGTGATTCTGAAATGTGTGATTCTGATGTCCCTTTTCAAATCGTGATAAACGAACCTCAAGTGTCAGGCAAAGAAACACATATTCAAAAGATGCTGTTTGTGGACCTGGTGACTGGCGATAGTGATTGCGAAATGATTTCAGATTCTGATGTTCCTTTTCAGCCAGTGATTGACTCACCTCAAATGACTGTCAAAGACATTAGCTGTATAAATGCAGGAAGTTTTATTCTAGAAGATGAGAACTGTGAATCTTATGATTCTGAACTAGAATATGTTTGTGAAGCCTCTCCTCAATCAGTGACAAACCATTCCAAAAAGACCTTCAAAATAGTAAACCAGAAGCAGGACTATATTATCCTGGAGGAGTCAAGCTGTGAGCCTTATGcttctgaaataaattttcaaattgaTCCTTCTCATCAGTCCGTGGGTCAGTCACtagggcctaaaaaaaaaaaggcaaaatatattgACCCAAAAGATAAGAGCTGTCAATCTAAtagtcttaaaaatttttttgaatgggAAAAGACTTCTCAGCCAGTGACTCACCAAGGGCAGAAAGCTGACAAAGGGGTTAACCTTTGGAAAGATGTAGAAAATATTGgcctaaaagataaaaactgtGACTCTGGTGTTTCTGCAGTGGATTGTAATGCCTCTCCTGAGTTGGTGAACCATCAAATGCCCAATAAAGAAAACCTTCTGAGGTTAAAACATACAAATCTAGGAAATACAAGCTGTGAACCTTGTGGTTCTAGGATGAATTTTCAACgtcatccctccccttcccatcagtcTGACACTGACCAGCCTCAAGAAGCTGTTAATAAAATAGACCTATTTAAGAAGATGTTTTTTGACCTGAAAGAAACAAACCATAGTTCTCATTCAAGCTCTGTTCCTATGACTGATTCTGTAAGGAAccaggaaaaagcaaaagaggtCATAGAAGACGATCCTGATGAACCAGTTCTTGAAGCCTTGCCTCATGTCCCTCCTTCCTTTGTGGGAAAAACCTGGTCTCAGATAATGAGAGAAGATGACATGAAAATTAATGCTCTTgtgaaagagtttaaggaaggTCGTTTCCATTGTTACTTTGATGATGATTGTGAgaccaggaaaattaaaaaaaaaaaattgaataaaggaaaaaaggttaCCCGGACGGACCTCAATCAGGACACTGCATCAATTCAAGTTCTCTCAGATTGTGATGATAATACAGGTGGTATTTCAGGTATTGATGAGTTTTCAGTGGCCTTGGATAAACCTAGCCATTATCCTTCAGCAGAGAGGTGTTACGAACAAACATGGGGAGTGGCTTCTCAATGCCAGGCTGTAAAAGTCAGTCATGGAACGCAGACCAATCTCCCAAGTCACCCAAGGATGAAAAGAAGGATAACTGGACAAGAGAAAGACTCTCCAGTAAAGAAGCGTTTACTTTTACAGAacggcagaaagacaaaaaagaaagtagaaattgGGACACTTGAATTCCCTGAATCATGTATTACAGTTTTGAAGCCTTTGCAACCAAATGCCTTAATGTCTGttctttcttcaaatattaaGTTGAAGAAAGGTGACTCCAACAGCTCTAAAACGAGGCACCATAGTAGAAATAATTGGGATATTATCATACAGTACAAATATAAACACAATTCCTTTAATTATAATGATCCATTGAATAAGCAAATTGTATTTGATCCTTCTCTGAACATAGAAGTACCAGGGTCTGACAGGAGTAACTGTGTTGAAATTCATTTTAACCACCTTAACTCCAGTGCAGGAGATGATGATACTTATGTGCAAAGCTTTGCTTCAGCACCTTTTATGACAGTGCCAGTAAGACATGAGTTAATGTCACATCAGGAGGCCAATGCATCATCTGTGTTTCTGGAAAAGTCCCAGGTTTTGAATTCTAGTAAAGTTCCAAAGGAAAGTAATTTCCAGTCAACTCTTTTAAATCACGCTTTTGTCAAAGTTTCTCCAAAATCAGTTAGAATTAAGTTtttggaaagtaaaaagaaaattcagagaaagaagGTGACAGCTAATAATAAGctaggttttcccaaaatggatTGCAGACCGAATATTCCTCAGCAGAAAACCAGAATTGCCTCAGAAAAACAATCGACTTGGATTCAGACCAAACTAAGTGatataattaaaaagtatattcCCCAATACTCTGTTTTTTTGCGTCACAAATATTGGTCCAGGAGCACTCTTGTTAAGATGCaccttaagaagaaaaagacGGATGTCAGTAGGTTAAAGCAGGCCAAGAGACCAGCCAAAATGCTTTCAAACTCCTTGGTTCCATCAGCTGATGCTAAAGAGAAGTCACGCGCCATAGCAGGCTCTTCTCCCAAGCAACCTGTGCAGGATTCTTCCGGTGTTGCAGGAAGTAAGAAGAATGgtaataaaaaacaaacgaagaaagaaagaaaacaaagagagccTTCTAGACCTATTAGAAGATATGCTTTGAGAAGTTTACATTCTGATGTACCTCATTCTGATAGAATGAGGACCCGGCTCTCAAGCAAATCATGA